The following coding sequences are from one Paenibacillus stellifer window:
- a CDS encoding ABC transporter substrate-binding protein, producing MNHKLTKSASPLLLLLSLLLILSGCSSKGDAAASSDSASKELYKLKIADTGTNPVFRTALAKGFFKDNGIDAEIVNFGTPAEGVNALFIKQVDVAYGADFPLLNAVSKGDYAIIASAGQATDEAAAQWKLYVRDEIKTPEDLKGKKLSFMRGTFLPYLWDEYFKQNNLDVKDAELVGQGAFDEAYIALKQGSVDGAWFTGSAILEKVQGLQGVHELSDMSKTKVRLGTGIVSGNDLIKSHPDVVAGFLKAVSQAAEYSQAHPDETADLMYKELKQPKEATLKDLPKNVWKVGFTQAAYDSLASQKKYMVDSGIIEKDFDLADKISLDPLRQALPDQVTYTK from the coding sequence GTGAATCATAAGTTAACCAAGTCCGCTTCGCCGCTGCTGCTTCTGCTCTCGCTTCTCCTGATCCTTTCGGGCTGCAGCTCCAAAGGCGATGCCGCAGCTTCGTCCGATTCCGCTTCGAAGGAGCTCTACAAGCTGAAGATCGCGGATACCGGCACGAACCCGGTGTTCCGCACAGCGCTGGCGAAGGGCTTCTTCAAGGACAACGGCATCGACGCCGAAATCGTCAACTTCGGAACCCCGGCTGAAGGCGTTAATGCGCTGTTCATCAAGCAGGTCGATGTGGCTTATGGCGCGGACTTCCCGCTGCTGAACGCCGTATCGAAGGGTGACTACGCCATCATCGCCTCGGCCGGTCAGGCGACCGATGAGGCGGCTGCGCAGTGGAAGCTGTACGTCCGGGACGAGATTAAGACGCCTGAAGATTTGAAAGGCAAGAAGCTGAGCTTCATGCGCGGCACATTCCTGCCTTATCTCTGGGATGAATATTTCAAGCAGAACAATCTGGATGTGAAGGATGCGGAGCTTGTCGGACAGGGAGCTTTTGATGAAGCGTACATTGCCCTGAAGCAGGGCTCCGTCGATGGAGCCTGGTTCACCGGGTCGGCGATTCTGGAGAAGGTTCAGGGTCTGCAAGGCGTCCACGAGCTGAGCGATATGTCGAAGACGAAGGTACGGCTCGGCACGGGCATTGTCTCCGGGAATGACCTGATCAAGAGTCATCCGGACGTAGTGGCAGGCTTCCTGAAGGCTGTCAGTCAGGCGGCTGAATACTCGCAGGCTCATCCGGATGAAACGGCCGACCTGATGTACAAGGAACTGAAGCAGCCGAAGGAAGCGACGCTCAAGGATCTGCCCAAGAACGTATGGAAAGTTGGATTTACACAGGCGGCCTATGACAGCCTTGCTTCACAGAAGAAATACATGGTCGATAGCGGCATTATCGAGAAGGATTTCGACCTGGCGGATAAAATCAGCCTGGACCCGCTGCGTCAAGCGCTGCCTGATCAAGTGACCTACACCAAATAG
- a CDS encoding ABC transporter ATP-binding protein, with the protein MSLPAERNSIHAERNGIHIEALRKSYSEQTSGEVHYIIKDVDLVIKGGEFFILLGPSGCGKSTLLNIVAGFVAKSGGSLRIGGQEVERPGKDRAVVFQQADSSLFPWLTVRENVEFGLRMKKTPKAERRVISDRYIGLVGLNGHENKFPKELSGGMKQRVQLARVLANDPEILLMDEPFGALDAMTRRTMQKELVRIWRETGKTVIFVTHDIQEALLLGQRIGIMSVGPSSRITDIYENAQAYPRDVTAPEFNKLLGQIESHFEH; encoded by the coding sequence ATGTCCCTGCCCGCAGAGCGGAACAGCATTCATGCCGAACGGAACGGCATTCACATTGAAGCGCTGCGCAAGAGCTACAGCGAACAGACATCCGGAGAGGTTCACTATATCATCAAGGACGTCGATCTGGTCATCAAGGGGGGAGAATTTTTCATTCTTCTCGGTCCCAGCGGCTGCGGCAAGTCCACGCTGCTGAACATCGTCGCCGGATTCGTCGCCAAGAGCGGAGGCAGCTTGCGGATCGGCGGGCAGGAGGTGGAGCGGCCGGGAAAGGATCGGGCGGTTGTGTTCCAGCAGGCGGATTCTTCTCTTTTTCCTTGGCTGACCGTGCGTGAGAACGTGGAATTCGGACTCCGGATGAAAAAGACCCCCAAAGCCGAGCGCCGCGTCATTTCGGACCGTTATATCGGGCTTGTGGGCCTGAACGGCCATGAGAACAAATTTCCGAAGGAGCTGTCCGGCGGCATGAAGCAGCGGGTGCAGCTGGCGAGAGTGCTGGCGAATGATCCCGAAATTCTGCTGATGGATGAGCCGTTCGGAGCGCTCGACGCCATGACGCGCCGGACGATGCAGAAAGAGCTGGTGCGGATTTGGCGGGAGACCGGCAAGACGGTCATCTTCGTAACACATGACATTCAGGAGGCGCTGCTGCTGGGGCAGCGGATCGGCATCATGTCCGTCGGCCCGTCTTCGAGAATTACCGATATTTACGAGAACGCCCAGGCTTATCCGCGGGATGTGACAGCTCCCGAGTTCAACAAGCTGCTTGGGCAAATCGAAAGCCATTTTGAACACTAA
- a CDS encoding ABC transporter permease, which produces MKWIERKWVSVTLLWAAVLLIWQTGALVYGPDVIPGPWSTVRGGRELLMDGTLMQYIGISFLRVLIGWTLGSLLAIPVGLAIGRVRIIRIFAEPFLNFIRFIPPIAFITLFLVWFGIGEQSKIALIMYATFFIVVLNTLTGVLAVEEDKIRSARSMGASEWQILLHVVIPATTPHIYTGVRLAMGTSYMAIIGAEMIAANEGVGYLIWNSRLFFRTDWIFVGLFCLGFMGFFTDRLFGWFGRKVLYRYGVVNSAVRRS; this is translated from the coding sequence ATGAAATGGATCGAGCGCAAATGGGTCTCCGTGACCTTGTTGTGGGCGGCGGTGCTGCTGATTTGGCAGACAGGGGCGCTGGTGTATGGGCCGGACGTCATTCCGGGACCGTGGAGCACAGTTCGAGGGGGCCGCGAGCTGCTGATGGACGGCACGCTTATGCAGTATATCGGCATCAGCTTTCTCCGCGTCCTGATCGGCTGGACGCTCGGCAGCCTGCTGGCGATTCCGGTGGGACTCGCGATCGGGCGGGTGCGGATCATCCGGATTTTCGCCGAGCCGTTCCTGAATTTCATCCGGTTCATCCCGCCGATCGCCTTCATCACGCTGTTTCTCGTCTGGTTCGGCATCGGGGAGCAGTCGAAGATTGCGCTGATTATGTACGCGACCTTCTTCATCGTCGTGCTGAACACGCTGACCGGTGTGCTGGCCGTAGAGGAGGATAAAATCCGCTCGGCCCGCAGCATGGGCGCCAGTGAGTGGCAGATTCTGCTCCATGTGGTCATCCCGGCGACGACGCCCCATATTTATACCGGCGTGCGCCTGGCGATGGGCACCTCGTATATGGCCATCATCGGGGCGGAAATGATCGCCGCCAATGAAGGTGTCGGGTATCTGATCTGGAATTCGCGGCTGTTCTTCCGCACGGACTGGATATTCGTCGGGTTGTTCTGCCTGGGCTTCATGGGCTTCTTCACGGACCGCCTGTTCGGCTGGTTCGGCCGGAAGGTGCTGTACCGGTACGGAGTAGTGAACTCTGCGGTGCGCCGCAGCTAG
- a CDS encoding DUF6953 family protein, with product MTDIAAPTAQTVAEWMVKEIRFTGTLYQADAIDYVRANFGEQFIYVNENGNASLDKEVKKIFRKLHRGRIAWDRDAFLWAWT from the coding sequence ATGACGGATATAGCGGCACCAACGGCACAGACGGTAGCCGAATGGATGGTCAAGGAGATCCGGTTCACGGGGACCCTCTACCAGGCCGATGCGATCGACTATGTAAGAGCGAACTTTGGCGAGCAGTTCATCTATGTGAACGAGAACGGCAACGCTTCTCTGGATAAGGAAGTCAAGAAGATCTTCCGCAAGCTGCACCGAGGGCGGATCGCCTGGGACCGGGACGCTTTTTTGTGGGCCTGGACCTAG
- a CDS encoding UvrD-helicase domain-containing protein: protein MNQLLFHSAPQGVPGAKAPRAPQASARTSRDLVLKNDPDSAYFRELEAGGILLNAAQIKAVRHGDGPLLTLAGAGSGKTSVLVCRTGYLLSVRRIPPGRLLLLTFSSRAAAEMRERIGRLPGVQGRNLSGLQARTFHSFFLYFLRRQGVREDIFHETRRQHILLQTIMREMGLAKDAYPPESLLSILSSVKMNMQGADTLPDLTESDKEIREILLRYERWKRDNGKIDFDDVLLDGYRMLLERPELLAELQRTYSHIMVDEFQDTNALQYELIRMIASPLNNLMVVGDDDQTIYSFNGARSDFILEFEQVYENARVITLDINYRSGPSIIGLGNGIIQGNIRRRTKSLRAAVPDAGRPRYLRPANADEEAEALVNEIISSVERGERRHGDFAILYRAQSSSRAMLERLLLQNVPYVDYGEGRLLYEHWLISPVISHLRLSVNRRDFEAMEDILPTLYVNREQGMTHIRRMEAVQPKKGPLVYLLNLPGLADFRKEAISDRLAMIRGIRTLTPVQAIRQLRASFYDSFVLADERHQATLHRETLKEMLDELELSAGRFGELQLFLDFIDDVTARNAHHKEPGGNAGEAGDRVSLMTIHKSKGLEFPVVMLLGASEGILPHSSALDAGRLKDRKTAEGGGADAQALLEEERRLAYVAVTRAREELYISSPALHRGRKAPVSRFMLAAFGASPDAAAMEAAGGTPAAGRSGGQPGAGRGRAGSDAAPAAHGAAEGRARSSAGHVGGAAGGSRRAGFSAAEALAAENALLDRSEASLPDRDAPAAWPARPGGSGRFGGGAARHGGSARSGGAADGGARVSGRTRTVAVWSCPAGSCPGWMRVKNGGADDGLSHKPCPLCGSPMIRTTREVPV from the coding sequence ATGAATCAACTGCTGTTTCACTCCGCCCCGCAGGGCGTACCCGGAGCCAAGGCGCCCCGGGCGCCGCAGGCTTCAGCACGGACAAGCCGGGATCTGGTGCTGAAGAACGATCCGGACTCTGCCTATTTCCGGGAGCTTGAGGCGGGCGGCATCCTGCTGAACGCCGCGCAGATCAAAGCGGTGCGGCATGGCGACGGGCCGCTGCTGACGCTCGCCGGCGCGGGCTCCGGCAAGACGAGCGTACTCGTATGCCGGACGGGCTATCTGCTGTCCGTGCGCCGGATTCCGCCAGGCAGGCTGCTGCTGCTGACGTTCTCGAGCCGGGCGGCCGCCGAGATGCGGGAGCGGATCGGCCGGCTGCCGGGCGTGCAGGGACGGAACCTGTCCGGACTTCAGGCCCGGACATTTCATTCCTTCTTTCTCTATTTTCTGCGGAGGCAGGGAGTACGGGAGGATATTTTTCATGAGACGCGCCGCCAGCATATTTTGCTGCAGACGATCATGCGTGAAATGGGCCTCGCCAAGGATGCCTACCCTCCGGAATCGCTGCTCTCGATTCTCTCCTCCGTCAAAATGAATATGCAGGGCGCAGACACCCTGCCGGATCTGACCGAATCGGATAAGGAAATCCGGGAAATTCTGCTGCGCTACGAGAGATGGAAGCGGGACAACGGCAAAATCGATTTCGACGACGTGCTGCTGGATGGCTACCGGATGCTGCTGGAGCGTCCCGAGCTGCTGGCGGAGCTTCAGCGCACGTATTCCCATATCATGGTCGACGAATTCCAGGACACGAACGCGCTGCAGTATGAGCTGATCCGGATGATCGCCAGCCCCCTGAACAATCTGATGGTGGTCGGGGACGACGATCAGACGATCTACTCGTTCAACGGCGCGCGCAGCGACTTCATTCTGGAGTTCGAGCAGGTATACGAGAATGCCAGGGTGATTACGCTGGATATCAATTACCGTTCGGGACCGTCCATTATCGGGCTTGGAAACGGGATCATTCAAGGCAACATACGCCGCCGTACCAAAAGCCTGCGGGCGGCCGTGCCGGACGCCGGACGGCCCCGGTATCTCCGCCCCGCCAATGCCGATGAGGAAGCGGAGGCTCTCGTGAACGAGATCATCTCCTCCGTGGAGCGGGGAGAGCGCAGGCATGGCGACTTCGCCATCCTGTACCGGGCCCAGAGCAGCAGCCGTGCCATGCTGGAGCGGCTGCTGCTTCAGAATGTGCCCTACGTCGATTACGGCGAAGGGCGGCTGCTCTATGAGCACTGGCTCATTTCGCCGGTGATCAGCCATTTGCGGCTCTCGGTGAACCGGCGGGATTTCGAAGCGATGGAGGATATTCTGCCCACCCTGTACGTGAACCGGGAGCAGGGGATGACCCATATCCGGCGGATGGAGGCTGTGCAGCCCAAGAAAGGGCCGCTCGTCTATCTCTTAAACCTGCCCGGCCTGGCGGACTTCCGCAAGGAGGCCATCTCGGACCGGCTCGCGATGATCCGGGGTATCCGGACGCTGACCCCGGTTCAGGCCATCCGGCAGCTTCGGGCTTCCTTCTATGATTCCTTCGTCCTGGCGGATGAACGCCATCAGGCGACGCTTCACCGGGAGACGCTGAAGGAAATGCTGGACGAGCTGGAGCTGTCGGCAGGACGGTTCGGCGAGCTCCAGCTGTTTCTCGATTTCATCGACGATGTGACGGCGCGGAATGCGCATCACAAGGAGCCCGGCGGGAACGCGGGCGAAGCAGGCGACCGGGTCTCCCTGATGACGATCCACAAGTCGAAGGGGCTGGAGTTCCCGGTCGTCATGCTCCTCGGCGCTTCCGAGGGCATTCTCCCGCACAGCTCCGCGCTGGACGCCGGCCGTCTGAAGGACCGCAAGACGGCCGAAGGCGGCGGCGCCGACGCGCAGGCGCTGCTGGAAGAGGAACGGCGGCTCGCTTACGTTGCCGTGACCCGGGCGCGGGAGGAGCTGTACATCAGCTCTCCCGCGCTGCACCGGGGCCGCAAAGCCCCGGTGTCCCGCTTCATGCTGGCGGCCTTCGGCGCCAGCCCCGACGCCGCCGCTATGGAGGCGGCGGGCGGGACCCCGGCCGCCGGGCGCAGCGGCGGCCAACCCGGCGCGGGCCGAGGGCGCGCCGGAAGCGACGCGGCGCCGGCTGCGCACGGCGCCGCAGAAGGCCGCGCGCGAAGCAGCGCCGGCCATGTTGGCGGCGCGGCGGGCGGATCGCGCCGCGCCGGGTTCTCGGCCGCCGAAGCGCTGGCGGCCGAGAACGCCCTGCTGGACCGGTCCGAGGCCAGCCTTCCGGACCGGGACGCCCCGGCCGCATGGCCGGCCAGGCCCGGCGGGAGCGGCCGCTTCGGCGGCGGCGCAGCGCGCCACGGGGGCAGCGCCCGGTCCGGCGGCGCTGCGGACGGCGGGGCGCGCGTCTCAGGGCGCACCCGCACCGTCGCCGTCTGGAGCTGCCCCGCCGGGTCCTGCCCCGGCTGGATGCGGGTCAAGAATGGCGGCGCCGATGACGGCTTAAGCCACAAGCCCTGCCCGCTCTGCGGCTCGCCAATGATCCGAACAACCCGGGAAGTTCCGGTATAG
- a CDS encoding class I adenylate-forming enzyme family protein: MKDNFLLHYFKVFSDRPFIIEPQKKLILTYKDMEQLTANLADILWSKNVRKGDNVAVFFDNEIEFVISYFAILRLGAVCVPLSTTYEPNKLDSIISKLNPQLILHKSHNELTFPLIHTYEVDYTRLVPQVKHTFMDAHHTPNDPIAIMFTTGTTGDPKGTIIYCGSFIENIQDYGDDLSIDESTRFIQSMPVYHIDGWTYSTLQPFIFGASTILTRTFNAQIAAGFDSLVHDWGGNLFISVPSMLSALLHMSNRYSRKFQGELKYVICGSSKLHYDLMKQFESCFQTRILENYGSTEALLVAYYSPSIPYKKNSVGRVPEKCNVVIGTEGEILIKSPYLFREYFHDPHRTKEAFENGYYKIGDIGYLDDDRYLYLLGRNRDIINKSGIKIDPSEIDEQLLAYNGVIDAATIGVENSYDSQTIISFVKTNIPNLNLSQLQDYIHSKLETHKWPQQIHIVPHIPKNHIGKIMRDELVKIIHQREEVR; encoded by the coding sequence GTGAAGGATAACTTTCTGCTACATTATTTTAAAGTATTTTCTGATCGCCCTTTCATTATTGAGCCCCAAAAGAAATTAATTCTGACCTACAAAGATATGGAGCAGCTTACGGCTAATCTAGCAGATATACTATGGTCTAAAAATGTAAGAAAAGGAGACAACGTAGCCGTATTTTTTGATAACGAAATTGAATTTGTAATTTCCTACTTCGCTATCTTAAGGCTTGGCGCGGTTTGTGTACCGTTGTCTACTACCTATGAGCCTAACAAGCTCGACAGTATTATTAGCAAGTTGAATCCGCAGCTTATTCTCCATAAAAGCCACAACGAACTTACTTTTCCGCTCATTCATACCTATGAGGTTGATTATACCCGATTAGTTCCGCAAGTTAAGCACACGTTCATGGATGCTCATCATACTCCAAACGATCCCATAGCTATTATGTTCACTACTGGGACCACTGGAGATCCTAAAGGCACAATCATTTATTGCGGTTCATTTATAGAGAATATCCAAGATTATGGGGATGATTTGAGTATCGATGAAAGTACTCGGTTTATCCAATCCATGCCTGTCTATCATATCGACGGATGGACATACAGCACGCTGCAACCTTTTATTTTTGGCGCTTCGACGATCCTAACAAGAACATTCAATGCTCAAATTGCTGCAGGATTTGATTCTCTCGTACACGATTGGGGAGGGAATTTATTTATTTCCGTACCCTCCATGCTGTCAGCTCTATTGCATATGAGCAATCGGTATAGCAGAAAGTTTCAGGGGGAATTGAAATATGTGATTTGTGGCTCCTCAAAACTTCATTATGATTTGATGAAACAATTTGAGTCATGTTTCCAAACTAGGATTCTGGAGAACTATGGTTCCACCGAAGCATTGCTTGTAGCCTACTATTCGCCTTCCATCCCTTACAAAAAGAATTCAGTAGGAAGGGTTCCGGAAAAATGTAATGTCGTCATTGGAACAGAGGGTGAAATTCTTATTAAAAGTCCATATTTATTCAGGGAATATTTTCACGATCCCCACAGAACTAAAGAAGCGTTTGAGAATGGATATTATAAGATTGGGGATATTGGATACCTGGACGATGATAGATACTTGTATTTGCTGGGCCGCAATCGGGACATTATTAATAAATCGGGCATTAAGATTGATCCGTCTGAAATTGATGAACAATTACTTGCTTATAACGGGGTAATTGATGCGGCAACTATAGGGGTTGAGAATTCATACGATAGTCAGACGATTATCTCGTTTGTAAAGACAAATATCCCTAACCTTAATTTATCTCAATTGCAAGACTATATACATTCGAAGCTTGAAACTCATAAATGGCCTCAACAGATCCATATCGTTCCTCACATCCCCAAAAATCATATCGGAAAAATCATGAGGGATGAACTTGTGAAGATCATTCATCAGCGGGAGGAGGTGAGATAG
- a CDS encoding acyl carrier protein has translation MVKCDEKVIEVLKRITQLEDITMESSLTNDLLIDSLSFIRVIVELENGFHFKFDNEDMIIEMFPKVMDLAQYIKLKS, from the coding sequence ATGGTTAAATGCGATGAGAAAGTGATTGAAGTTTTGAAGAGAATTACACAACTCGAAGATATCACGATGGAAAGCAGCTTGACTAATGACTTGTTAATTGACTCTCTTTCGTTTATTAGAGTTATCGTCGAATTGGAAAATGGTTTTCATTTTAAGTTTGATAATGAGGATATGATAATCGAAATGTTTCCTAAGGTAATGGATTTAGCCCAGTATATCAAATTAAAATCCTAA
- a CDS encoding HAD family hydrolase produces the protein MKNIILFDFDGVIIQSEPVIKAAFTLSYQDLINDEVAPPVEEYLSHMGESFGNIMEKMKLPQKMYEVFCHYSNRLVNLIELVEGFTEILDLLKNSSKKIGLVTGKDRKRTIDILGRLQIIQYFDVIVAGDDVKHPKPHAEPILKAVSECNGKHSEAIMIGDSPNDIIAARNANIESCAVLWGIGKTDELFHENPQFIVRDPGELSVLLKQIISQPQFKY, from the coding sequence ATGAAGAACATTATTTTGTTTGACTTCGATGGTGTTATCATACAATCCGAACCAGTAATTAAAGCTGCCTTCACCTTAAGCTATCAGGATTTGATTAATGACGAAGTAGCCCCCCCCGTTGAGGAGTATTTAAGCCATATGGGCGAGTCTTTCGGCAATATCATGGAGAAAATGAAACTGCCGCAAAAAATGTACGAAGTGTTTTGTCATTACAGCAATCGGCTTGTGAATTTGATCGAACTGGTTGAGGGATTTACAGAAATACTGGATTTATTAAAAAATAGTTCAAAAAAAATAGGACTAGTAACGGGTAAGGATCGGAAAAGAACGATAGATATTCTTGGAAGATTACAGATCATCCAATACTTTGATGTGATTGTAGCGGGTGACGATGTGAAACATCCAAAGCCTCACGCTGAACCTATTCTAAAAGCTGTGAGTGAATGTAATGGAAAACATAGCGAAGCCATAATGATCGGTGATTCTCCTAATGATATTATCGCCGCACGAAATGCGAATATTGAAAGTTGCGCTGTTCTATGGGGGATAGGGAAAACTGATGAACTATTTCACGAAAATCCACAGTTTATCGTGCGTGATCCGGGGGAACTGTCCGTTTTGTTAAAACAAATTATCTCCCAACCTCAATTCAAGTACTGA
- a CDS encoding aminotransferase class I/II-fold pyridoxal phosphate-dependent enzyme — MQTKQNDLSEYLTTLMRKKVSAAKESGLDVIDFTIGNPDLPPPAELLEQLIQEIRLIENHSYPNRETQGSQQLCEAIATFYRNRFHVELDPALNVMPLIGSKECAHYLCVSLLKPGDLVIIVEPCYPTYKVNAVLAGAEVFELQTDADNDYLPNLDDIPEHILRRAKLFFTNYPNNPTGATAPLSFYSKLVDLARTYNFIICNDNVYSELYYDEHPPHSILEVPNSLEVAVESHSLSKTLNICGWRVGMLSGNRMVIKRVLNVKQYADAGIFMPIQIAASKAMSTQEQFVSNLRNIYCHRKQALQDGLIRNGYWVYPSTSGMYVWARIPEHRNAPEHVEFLLSKGIAVNPGKAYGDFYSDYVRFSLNVPINRIEQAIERIVTNS; from the coding sequence ATGCAAACCAAGCAAAACGATTTGTCAGAATATCTTACAACGCTTATGAGAAAGAAAGTTTCCGCAGCTAAGGAATCAGGACTTGATGTAATAGATTTCACAATTGGAAATCCAGACTTACCCCCACCCGCTGAGCTTTTGGAACAGTTGATACAAGAGATTCGATTAATAGAAAATCACTCTTATCCAAATAGGGAAACACAAGGCAGCCAGCAATTGTGCGAGGCTATTGCCACATTCTATCGTAACCGATTTCATGTGGAGCTAGATCCTGCTTTGAACGTGATGCCTCTAATTGGTTCTAAGGAATGTGCGCATTATTTATGTGTCTCTCTACTGAAGCCTGGAGATTTAGTCATTATCGTTGAACCGTGTTATCCAACTTACAAGGTGAATGCTGTATTGGCCGGGGCTGAAGTCTTCGAGTTGCAAACGGATGCTGACAATGATTATCTCCCCAATTTGGATGACATTCCGGAGCATATTTTGCGTCGAGCAAAGTTGTTCTTCACCAACTATCCGAATAACCCCACAGGTGCTACGGCCCCCTTATCCTTCTACAGCAAGTTGGTAGACTTAGCTCGTACATATAACTTCATCATTTGCAATGATAATGTCTACTCGGAGCTTTATTATGACGAGCACCCCCCTCATAGCATCTTGGAAGTTCCAAACTCTCTCGAGGTGGCTGTTGAGTCACACTCATTGTCAAAAACCTTGAACATATGCGGTTGGCGTGTAGGAATGCTATCAGGCAATCGTATGGTTATCAAAAGGGTTTTAAATGTCAAACAGTATGCCGATGCCGGAATCTTTATGCCAATTCAAATAGCTGCATCGAAAGCTATGTCGACCCAAGAACAATTTGTCAGTAATTTACGCAATATTTATTGCCATCGAAAGCAGGCATTGCAAGACGGACTGATCCGGAATGGTTATTGGGTATATCCATCTACTTCAGGAATGTATGTATGGGCTCGAATACCTGAACATAGAAATGCGCCTGAACATGTGGAGTTCCTTTTATCAAAAGGGATTGCTGTTAACCCGGGAAAAGCATATGGGGATTTCTATTCTGACTATGTAAGATTTTCATTGAATGTTCCCATAAATAGAATCGAACAAGCTATCGAAAGAATCGTGACTAATTCATAA
- a CDS encoding dihydrodipicolinate synthase family protein, whose amino-acid sequence MLKGNQVLIVTPFDNNYEVDESSLVNLVDHLVEQDVAGIIVLGTTGEFFSLQDHEKKRIIDITSERTKDRTALIVGVAHSGSSISADMARYAGEKGASAVLLPPPYYHVPTPEGMIDHFTIVGQRGNVDLMVYDGGGGIEVPIHVIEKVRAATSKLRYIKLTAPKVTKVREYHETFGSEVSVFAGEDLLIMPELLEGADGLTTAAGNLRPKELTEIFNLVQNEKFSEAQMIHDAHIAPQAIVTGSIRNEFIQCFKTSLKMMGIIKTDTVRPPLHRLSESRIQNLSLMLQNQKLI is encoded by the coding sequence ATGTTAAAAGGCAACCAAGTTCTAATCGTAACACCTTTTGATAATAATTATGAAGTTGATGAGAGCAGTCTAGTCAATTTGGTAGATCATTTGGTAGAGCAAGATGTAGCAGGCATTATTGTGCTTGGTACAACCGGTGAGTTCTTTAGTCTTCAAGATCATGAGAAAAAGCGGATTATTGATATTACGTCTGAAAGAACAAAAGATCGAACAGCTCTTATTGTAGGCGTTGCCCATTCAGGTTCGAGTATCTCAGCGGATATGGCACGTTATGCCGGAGAAAAAGGAGCATCAGCTGTTTTGCTTCCGCCTCCTTATTATCATGTGCCCACCCCAGAAGGGATGATTGATCATTTCACGATAGTTGGACAAAGAGGCAATGTGGATCTCATGGTTTATGACGGCGGTGGGGGAATCGAAGTTCCCATTCATGTGATCGAGAAAGTAAGGGCAGCTACATCTAAACTGCGCTATATTAAATTAACTGCTCCAAAGGTAACAAAGGTAAGGGAATACCATGAAACATTTGGATCCGAAGTTTCAGTTTTTGCCGGTGAAGATCTGCTGATAATGCCGGAATTACTCGAAGGCGCAGATGGGCTAACAACAGCTGCAGGTAATTTGCGTCCGAAAGAATTAACAGAAATCTTTAATCTAGTTCAGAATGAGAAATTCTCCGAAGCCCAAATGATCCACGATGCTCATATAGCCCCGCAAGCCATAGTTACCGGATCTATCCGCAACGAATTTATTCAATGTTTCAAAACTTCGCTTAAAATGATGGGAATTATCAAAACAGATACAGTCCGCCCGCCGCTGCATCGTTTGTCTGAATCCAGAATTCAAAACTTATCATTAATGCTCCAAAATCAAAAATTAATCTGA
- a CDS encoding SDR family NAD(P)-dependent oxidoreductase, which produces MRGLSGKTAVVTGGSNGIGYCIAQRLSEEGCNVIIMDIDEHGLDSAQRLELETGNRVRFIKVNIANEESIIKGFHLIKEWVDSVHILVNNAAIFLRGSVEATYDEWNKILDVNVMGTSFVSKHCLPLMLQSGEGSIVNLSSISGIIGQANFAVYNASKFAIRGLTKCWAIDLAKHNIRVNSVCPGYIESQSSQRYINDNGLDKSIIDRKISQLHILGRQGRPDEVASAVCFLASTDASFITGEDLMVDGGYTAR; this is translated from the coding sequence ATGAGGGGACTTTCTGGAAAAACCGCGGTGGTTACGGGGGGATCCAATGGCATCGGTTATTGCATTGCTCAACGCCTTAGCGAGGAAGGGTGCAATGTTATTATTATGGATATCGATGAACACGGATTGGATTCTGCTCAAAGATTAGAGCTTGAAACGGGAAATAGAGTTCGATTCATTAAGGTGAATATAGCAAATGAAGAATCGATTATAAAGGGATTCCATTTGATCAAGGAATGGGTTGACTCTGTTCATATCCTGGTCAATAATGCAGCAATTTTTCTAAGAGGCAGCGTTGAAGCAACTTATGATGAATGGAATAAAATTCTTGACGTTAATGTCATGGGTACATCTTTTGTAAGCAAGCATTGTCTGCCTCTCATGCTGCAAAGTGGCGAGGGTTCCATTGTGAATCTTTCATCGATTAGCGGAATTATAGGCCAAGCCAACTTCGCTGTATATAATGCTTCAAAATTTGCGATCCGTGGGTTAACAAAATGTTGGGCAATTGATTTGGCAAAACATAATATAAGGGTAAATAGCGTGTGCCCGGGTTATATTGAATCGCAATCTTCCCAAAGATATATCAATGACAATGGTTTAGATAAGTCCATCATTGACAGAAAGATTTCGCAGCTTCATATCTTGGGACGACAAGGAAGGCCGGATGAAGTAGCCAGTGCAGTTTGTTTTTTGGCTTCAACGGATGCTTCATTTATCACCGGAGAAGATTTAATGGTCGATGGTGGGTATACGGCGCGCTAA